From Streptomyces sp. HUAS MG91, the proteins below share one genomic window:
- a CDS encoding exo-alpha-sialidase → MTDVLLAVGTRKGLFLGRTGGAAGASRETWTFDESPCFNAQAVYSVAIDTRGPTPRLLVGGDSAHWGPSVFHSDDLGRTWTEPAAPSVKFPKDTGTSLERVWQLHPAAAEPDVVYAGTEPAALYRSEDRGATFELCRPLWEHPTRDRWVPGGGGEGLHTVLTDARDPRALTVAVSTAGVFRSADGGASWEPANSGVSAVFLPDPNPEFGQCVHKVARDAADPDRLYLQNHWGVYRSDDAGGHWTDIGDGLPSTFGFAMAAHPHRADTAYTFPITADADRVPADRRCRVFRTQDAGKSWEPLSRGLPTGDHYGVVLRDALCTDDADPAGVYFGNRNGEVYASADDGDTWRQLVSHLPDVLCVRAAVVG, encoded by the coding sequence ATGACTGACGTGCTGCTCGCTGTGGGTACACGCAAAGGGCTTTTCCTGGGGCGGACGGGCGGGGCGGCGGGAGCGTCCCGCGAGACCTGGACGTTCGACGAGAGCCCCTGTTTCAACGCGCAGGCGGTGTACTCCGTCGCCATCGACACCCGGGGCCCGACGCCGAGGCTCCTCGTGGGCGGTGACAGTGCGCACTGGGGGCCGTCCGTGTTCCACTCCGACGACCTCGGCAGGACCTGGACCGAGCCGGCCGCGCCGTCCGTCAAGTTCCCCAAGGACACCGGGACTTCGCTGGAGCGGGTGTGGCAGCTGCACCCGGCGGCGGCCGAGCCTGATGTGGTGTACGCAGGCACTGAACCGGCCGCCCTGTACCGGTCCGAGGACCGGGGCGCGACGTTCGAGCTGTGCCGCCCGCTGTGGGAGCACCCGACGCGGGACCGGTGGGTGCCGGGCGGGGGCGGCGAGGGGCTGCACACCGTGCTGACCGACGCGCGTGATCCGCGGGCGCTGACGGTGGCGGTGTCCACGGCCGGGGTGTTCCGCTCGGCGGACGGCGGCGCGAGCTGGGAGCCGGCGAACTCGGGGGTGTCCGCCGTGTTCCTGCCGGACCCGAACCCGGAGTTCGGACAGTGCGTGCACAAGGTGGCGCGGGACGCCGCCGACCCGGACCGGCTCTATCTGCAGAACCACTGGGGTGTGTACCGCAGCGACGACGCGGGCGGCCACTGGACGGACATCGGCGACGGTCTGCCGTCGACGTTCGGGTTCGCGATGGCCGCGCACCCGCACCGCGCGGACACCGCCTACACCTTCCCGATCACCGCCGACGCCGACCGGGTCCCCGCCGACCGCCGCTGCCGCGTCTTCCGCACCCAGGACGCGGGCAAGAGCTGGGAACCGCTGAGCCGGGGCCTGCCGACGGGCGACCACTACGGCGTGGTGCTGCGGGACGCGCTGTGCACGGACGACGCGGACCCGGCGGGCGTGTACTTCGGTAACCGGAACGGGGAGGTGTACGCGTCGGCCGACGACGGCGACACCTGGCGGCAGTTGGTCTCTCATCTGCCGGACGTGCTGTGCGTGCGGGCGGCGGTGGTGGGCTGA
- a CDS encoding uracil-DNA glycosylase, whose amino-acid sequence MAPRPLHELVEAGWAQALEPVAGRITAMGEFLRTEIAAGRTYLPSGPNVLRAFQQPLDDVRVLIVGQDPYPTPGMAIGLSFAVAPEVRRLPGSLENIFREMHSDLGLPRPSNGDLTPWTRQGVLLLNRALTTAPGKPAAHRGKGWEEVTEQAIRALVARDRPMVSILWGRDARNLRPLLGDLPAIESAHPSPMSADRGFFGSRPFSRANELLQRQGMDPVDWRLP is encoded by the coding sequence GTGGCACCACGACCGTTGCATGAACTTGTCGAAGCCGGCTGGGCGCAGGCCCTCGAGCCGGTGGCCGGACGCATCACCGCGATGGGGGAGTTCCTCCGGACCGAGATCGCGGCGGGCCGGACGTACCTCCCGTCGGGTCCGAACGTCCTGCGCGCCTTCCAGCAACCCCTGGACGACGTACGGGTCCTGATCGTCGGTCAGGACCCTTATCCCACACCGGGGATGGCCATCGGGCTGAGCTTCGCCGTGGCGCCCGAGGTGCGCAGGCTGCCGGGCAGCCTGGAGAACATCTTCCGCGAGATGCACTCCGATTTGGGCCTGCCCCGCCCCTCCAACGGCGACCTGACGCCGTGGACCCGACAGGGCGTGCTGCTCCTGAACCGTGCGCTGACCACGGCCCCCGGCAAGCCCGCCGCCCACCGCGGCAAGGGCTGGGAAGAGGTCACCGAGCAGGCGATCCGCGCCCTGGTGGCGCGCGACCGGCCGATGGTGTCGATCCTGTGGGGCCGCGACGCCCGCAACCTCCGCCCGCTGCTCGGCGACCTTCCGGCCATCGAGTCGGCCCATCCCTCCCCGATGTCGGCGGACCGCGGCTTCTTCGGCTCCCGCCCCTTCAGCCGCGCCAACGAACTGCTCCAGCGCCAGGGCATGGACCCGGTGGACTGGCGCCTGCCGTGA
- a CDS encoding BadF/BadG/BcrA/BcrD ATPase family protein has protein sequence MNAAWVLGVDSGGSGLRVALARADRPAEATTTVSRTPVRTSASGIDAADMIGQLLPMVRSLLADAGAPTDAPAALTVGAAGMATLGDDLRAGLPDAMRRELGVGRIALAGDAVTAYAGALGQRPGAVVAAGTGMIALGSDLTGWRRADGWGHLLGDSGGGAWIGRAGLDAALRAFDGRRGGSSALLALAEERFGPAGELPGRIYPRTDRPAALAAFAPDVARCAADGDPVAGEVLRRAAGHIAEAAAAVCPADGGDVALTGGLFKMGEPLLAPLRAEITEQLPKATMASAAGDPLHGSLVIAAALAADGLRLPRDGRLLAVT, from the coding sequence GTGAACGCCGCCTGGGTGCTCGGGGTCGACTCCGGGGGTTCGGGACTGCGGGTCGCGCTCGCCCGCGCCGACCGGCCGGCCGAGGCCACCACGACCGTGTCCCGCACTCCGGTGCGCACCTCCGCGTCCGGGATCGACGCCGCCGACATGATCGGCCAACTCCTGCCCATGGTCCGGTCGTTGCTCGCCGACGCCGGCGCGCCGACGGACGCGCCGGCCGCGCTGACCGTGGGCGCCGCCGGAATGGCGACGCTCGGCGACGACCTGCGCGCCGGTCTGCCGGACGCGATGCGTCGCGAACTGGGCGTCGGCCGGATCGCGTTGGCCGGCGACGCCGTGACCGCGTACGCGGGAGCGCTCGGCCAGCGGCCCGGGGCGGTCGTCGCCGCGGGCACCGGCATGATCGCCCTCGGCAGCGATCTCACCGGCTGGCGACGGGCCGACGGCTGGGGGCATCTGCTCGGCGACAGCGGCGGCGGCGCCTGGATCGGCCGGGCCGGGCTCGACGCGGCGCTGCGGGCGTTCGACGGCCGGCGCGGCGGCAGCTCCGCGCTGCTCGCGCTCGCCGAGGAACGGTTCGGGCCCGCCGGTGAACTGCCCGGCCGGATCTATCCGCGTACCGACCGGCCTGCGGCGCTCGCCGCGTTCGCGCCCGATGTGGCCCGGTGCGCGGCGGACGGCGACCCGGTCGCGGGCGAGGTGCTGCGCCGGGCCGCCGGGCACATCGCCGAGGCGGCGGCCGCGGTGTGCCCGGCGGACGGCGGGGACGTCGCGCTCACCGGGGGCCTGTTCAAGATGGGTGAGCCGCTGCTCGCCCCGCTGCGCGCCGAGATCACGGAACAACTGCCCAAGGCCACCATGGCGTCCGCCGCCGGTGATCCGCTGCACGGCTCCCTCGTGATCGCCGCGGCCCTCGCCGCGGACGGACTGCGGCTGCCCCGCGACGGCCGGCTGCTGGCGGTGACGTAG
- a CDS encoding class I SAM-dependent methyltransferase — protein MSGDDVALMAEQLAYYRARAPEYDSVYADRADLRELLAGIDELPIRGDVLELACGTGQWTALLAERAVSVTAVDASAETLAIARERAGGPTVEFVQADLFAWEPPRRYDTVFFGFWLSHVLPDRFPRFWRAVGASLAPGGRVVFVDDGPSGAVNEEFVADGSGHTALRRVRDGSAFRIVKVFRGPGELTDQLAALGWSVEVGAAAGSFLTGVAVPSGAAS, from the coding sequence ATGAGCGGCGACGACGTGGCACTCATGGCGGAGCAGTTGGCCTATTACCGGGCGCGGGCGCCCGAGTACGACAGTGTCTATGCGGACCGGGCTGATCTGCGGGAACTGTTGGCCGGGATCGATGAGTTGCCCATTCGCGGGGATGTGCTGGAGCTCGCCTGCGGGACCGGGCAGTGGACCGCGTTGCTCGCGGAGCGGGCCGTGTCCGTCACCGCTGTCGACGCGTCGGCCGAGACGCTGGCCATCGCCCGGGAGCGGGCCGGCGGGCCCACCGTGGAGTTCGTCCAGGCCGATCTCTTCGCGTGGGAGCCGCCGCGGCGCTACGACACCGTCTTCTTCGGGTTCTGGCTGTCGCACGTGCTTCCGGACCGGTTTCCTCGGTTCTGGCGGGCCGTCGGGGCCTCGCTCGCGCCCGGCGGCCGGGTCGTCTTCGTCGACGACGGGCCGTCCGGGGCGGTGAACGAGGAGTTCGTGGCCGACGGGTCCGGGCACACGGCCCTGCGGCGGGTGCGGGACGGCAGCGCGTTCCGCATCGTGAAGGTGTTCCGCGGTCCCGGGGAGCTCACGGACCAGCTGGCCGCGCTCGGGTGGTCCGTCGAGGTCGGCGCGGCCGCCGGCAGCTTCCTCACCGGCGTCGCCGTGCCGTCGGGGGCGGCGAGCTAG
- a CDS encoding lactonase family protein, producing the protein MSGSQAARAYIGSFTAAGGPGIVTAELNARDGSLTVLDATDALPDPSYLALAGGLLYAVSETRDGSVAAFRTDTTPVRLAAPPAPVDGAGPTHLAVWGDRVLTANYNSGSVTALPLRADGTPDAAGRDVLRHTGSGPHPQRQQAPHAHQVLPDPSGRWAVSVDLGTDSVRVCALTDGRLTLHHETALRPGSGPRHLAFHPSGGYLYVLNELTPTLTVCRWDAADGSLKPLTELLVLPGDSPKGDAYPSEVVVAPDGRFLWTATRGEDVISVFSLDPTGETGTLLATVPCGGHWPRDLAIDPSGRFLYAANERSGDVTWFTVAPETGVPVRGGSVRVPAASCVVFG; encoded by the coding sequence GTGAGCGGCAGTCAGGCAGCACGGGCGTACATCGGGTCGTTCACGGCGGCCGGCGGCCCCGGCATCGTGACGGCGGAACTGAACGCCAGGGACGGCTCCCTGACCGTCCTCGACGCCACGGACGCCCTGCCCGACCCCTCCTACCTCGCCCTCGCCGGCGGGCTCCTGTACGCGGTCAGCGAGACCCGCGACGGATCCGTGGCCGCGTTCCGCACGGACACCACCCCGGTGCGGCTCGCCGCGCCGCCCGCCCCCGTGGACGGCGCGGGCCCCACCCACCTCGCCGTGTGGGGCGACCGCGTCCTGACCGCCAACTACAACTCGGGCAGCGTCACCGCGCTCCCGCTGCGCGCCGACGGCACCCCGGACGCGGCCGGGCGCGACGTGCTGCGCCACACCGGTTCCGGCCCGCACCCGCAGCGCCAGCAGGCCCCGCACGCCCACCAGGTCCTGCCCGACCCGAGCGGCCGCTGGGCCGTCAGCGTCGACCTCGGCACGGACTCGGTCCGCGTCTGCGCGCTCACCGACGGCCGCCTCACCCTCCACCACGAGACGGCCCTGCGCCCCGGCTCGGGCCCCCGCCACCTCGCCTTCCACCCCTCCGGCGGGTACCTGTACGTGCTCAACGAACTCACCCCCACCCTCACCGTCTGCCGCTGGGACGCCGCCGACGGCTCCCTCAAGCCGCTCACCGAACTCCTCGTCCTGCCCGGCGACAGCCCGAAGGGGGACGCCTACCCGTCCGAGGTCGTCGTCGCCCCCGACGGCCGCTTCCTGTGGACCGCGACCCGCGGCGAGGACGTCATCTCCGTCTTCTCCCTGGACCCGACGGGCGAGACCGGCACGCTGCTCGCCACGGTCCCCTGCGGCGGCCACTGGCCCCGCGACCTCGCCATCGACCCCTCGGGCCGCTTCCTCTACGCGGCCAACGAACGCTCCGGCGACGTCACCTGGTTCACCGTGGCCCCCGAGACGGGCGTGCCGGTACGGGGCGGCTCGGTGCGGGTGCCCGCGGCGTCGTGCGTGGTGTTCGGCTAG